From Bacillus sp. FSL K6-3431, the proteins below share one genomic window:
- a CDS encoding sulfatase family protein, producing the protein MGNREQPNLIYIFADQWRRQAVGYEGEDPVHTPNIDSFSRESTVLTDAVTVSPLCSPHRGSLLTGKYPINTGVYTNCKVGADLMLSPEEICVSDVLSKAGYETGYIGKWHLDLPELNVTDEPESGAMGWDAYTPPGPKRHGFQYWYSYGAWDDHFSPHYWQDSSEKVKVNQWSVEHETDRALDFIKDRKSDRPFGLFISWNPPHSPFEQVPEKYRELYKEKDLPLRENVHDSKYIVHTGESVDGGLEELKRNQLNYFAAISGIDDQFERILQLLRDEKLEEDTIVVLTSDHGEMMGSHGLMAKHVWYEESIGVPFVIRWPREIPYAKSNVLLNTVDIMPTLLGLLDLEIPNSVEGTDVSNLITNQRSDGPEAAYICGYPGRKEAIENFREAGLDNRAYGWRAVRTHNYTYVIHNGYVPGEEQVRLLYNLKDDKFQLHPKQDNELKNHPIAEELDRKLRSWLLEIKDPFYYSYDGYNGKSFLEY; encoded by the coding sequence ATGGGGAATAGAGAGCAACCAAATCTCATTTATATTTTTGCAGATCAATGGCGCCGTCAGGCAGTAGGATATGAAGGCGAAGACCCAGTACATACGCCAAATATTGATTCTTTTTCCCGCGAAAGTACAGTTTTAACAGATGCAGTCACAGTCTCTCCATTGTGCTCGCCCCATCGAGGCTCCTTACTTACCGGCAAATATCCGATTAACACTGGGGTGTATACGAATTGCAAAGTGGGTGCAGACCTTATGCTAAGCCCAGAAGAAATATGTGTGAGTGATGTACTTTCTAAAGCGGGGTATGAAACGGGTTATATTGGGAAATGGCATCTTGATTTACCGGAATTAAATGTGACGGATGAACCTGAATCGGGGGCGATGGGCTGGGACGCATATACGCCTCCAGGACCGAAAAGGCATGGATTTCAGTATTGGTATTCATACGGGGCTTGGGATGATCATTTTTCCCCGCATTATTGGCAGGATAGCTCAGAGAAGGTCAAAGTAAATCAATGGTCAGTAGAGCATGAAACAGATCGAGCGCTGGATTTTATAAAAGATAGGAAGAGTGATAGGCCATTTGGTCTTTTTATATCATGGAATCCTCCACATAGCCCATTCGAACAAGTTCCAGAAAAATACCGGGAGCTATATAAAGAAAAAGATTTACCTTTACGGGAAAACGTACATGACTCAAAATATATTGTTCATACTGGTGAATCTGTGGATGGAGGCTTGGAAGAGTTAAAAAGAAATCAGCTTAATTACTTTGCTGCAATATCGGGTATTGATGATCAGTTTGAGAGAATCCTGCAATTGTTGAGAGACGAGAAGTTGGAAGAGGATACGATTGTTGTATTGACCTCTGATCATGGAGAGATGATGGGATCGCATGGCTTGATGGCGAAGCATGTGTGGTATGAGGAATCTATTGGTGTGCCTTTTGTTATTCGCTGGCCAAGGGAGATTCCATATGCGAAATCGAATGTATTGCTAAATACAGTTGATATTATGCCGACATTACTTGGTCTGCTTGATTTGGAAATTCCCAATTCGGTAGAAGGTACTGATGTATCAAATTTGATCACCAATCAAAGAAGTGATGGACCTGAAGCTGCATACATTTGTGGATATCCAGGTCGGAAGGAAGCAATTGAAAATTTCCGAGAAGCTGGATTAGATAACCGAGCGTATGGGTGGAGAGCGGTTCGGACACATAACTATACGTACGTTATTCATAATGGTTATGTGCCGGGGGAAGAACAAGTAAGATTGCTTTATAATTTAAAAGATGACAAATTCCAACTTCACCCTAAGCAAGACAATGAGCTTAAAAACCATCCAATTGCAGAAGAGCTGGATAGAAAACTACGTTCATGGCTTCTAGAGATAAAAGATCCGTTTTATTATAGTTATGACGGATACAATGGAAAAAGTTTTCTTGAATATTGA
- a CDS encoding carbohydrate ABC transporter permease codes for MEIATKASSNTSTQKVRKVPIKKIVKYMVIILVSLMMVLPFVWMLSASLKAESEIFGFPIKWIPETFHWSNYKDVWTKVPFHLYYLNTLKIAVLTTILIVINSSLAGYAFAKIKFPESNRLFFIYVATMMIPYQVMMIPQFMLMKEIGLVNTHWALILLGSFNPFGVFLFRQFFLSIPDELLEAARIDGLSEFGIYWKIMMPLSKPAIATLVIFSFMHSWNDFLGPLIYLTSDHLYTLQLGIQHFITEYNTEYALLMAAAVSAIVPTIIVYFFAQDHFIEGVANTGIK; via the coding sequence ATGGAAATCGCAACTAAAGCTTCAAGTAACACATCTACTCAAAAAGTCCGAAAAGTACCGATAAAAAAAATAGTTAAATATATGGTGATTATTTTAGTTTCATTGATGATGGTTCTTCCATTTGTCTGGATGCTATCAGCTTCGTTAAAAGCAGAATCGGAAATTTTTGGATTTCCAATTAAATGGATCCCGGAAACATTTCATTGGAGCAACTATAAAGATGTGTGGACAAAGGTACCATTCCATCTTTATTACTTAAATACGTTGAAGATAGCTGTCTTGACAACTATTTTGATTGTTATCAACAGTTCGCTTGCAGGATATGCTTTTGCGAAAATTAAGTTCCCAGAAAGCAATCGTTTATTTTTCATATATGTTGCAACAATGATGATTCCTTATCAAGTGATGATGATTCCGCAATTTATGTTGATGAAGGAGATAGGACTCGTTAATACCCATTGGGCATTGATCTTACTTGGTTCATTTAATCCGTTTGGTGTATTCTTATTCCGTCAATTTTTCTTATCCATTCCTGATGAACTATTAGAAGCGGCGAGAATTGATGGCCTTAGTGAGTTCGGAATCTATTGGAAAATTATGATGCCGTTATCAAAACCGGCAATTGCCACGCTGGTCATTTTCTCTTTCATGCACTCATGGAATGACTTCCTTGGACCGTTGATTTATCTAACATCAGATCACTTATACACATTACAGCTAGGAATCCAGCACTTTATCACTGAGTACAACACAGAATACGCACTGCTTATGGCAGCTGCTGTTTCAGCTATTGTACCAACGATCATTGTTTACTTCTTTGCCCAAGATCACTTTATAGAGGGAGTGGCAAACACAGGAATAAAATGA
- a CDS encoding carbohydrate ABC transporter permease, with protein MKQISKPKSKVVRRNRLIAYTFLLPNILGFLIFILIPVIASFVMSFTDWNGFGKIEFIGLENYKNLFFDENFRISFINSILFTVISVPITLLLSVLIAIALNKGIRFVKVFRTAVFLPYVTATIAVAAVWQLIFNPSMGPINGFLMTLGIDNPPGWLSSPSWALVSVSIVYIWHSIGYYMILFLAGLQGIPNYLYEAADLDGAGAVSKFFNVTLPMLSPIVFFTTIIGVINSFKVFDLIYILTGGGPGRSTHVLVYDIYNTAFKQFEYGYASSMAYVLFMLILLFAFFQFKGQKKWGND; from the coding sequence ATGAAGCAAATTAGTAAGCCAAAATCAAAAGTGGTAAGACGAAATCGTCTGATTGCTTATACATTCCTTTTGCCAAACATTTTAGGCTTTTTAATATTTATACTCATTCCTGTTATAGCCTCCTTTGTGATGAGTTTTACAGATTGGAACGGCTTCGGAAAGATAGAGTTTATTGGATTGGAAAACTATAAAAATCTATTTTTTGATGAAAACTTTCGTATTTCATTTATTAACAGTATTCTTTTTACAGTAATTTCTGTCCCAATTACCTTATTATTGTCCGTTTTAATAGCTATTGCATTAAATAAAGGAATCCGATTTGTAAAAGTATTTCGAACTGCAGTGTTTTTACCTTATGTAACTGCAACTATTGCGGTTGCAGCTGTGTGGCAGCTCATTTTTAATCCCTCGATGGGACCGATCAATGGATTTCTAATGACACTTGGTATAGATAATCCCCCTGGTTGGCTATCATCCCCCAGTTGGGCGTTAGTTTCCGTTTCAATCGTGTATATATGGCATTCTATCGGCTATTATATGATTCTATTTTTGGCAGGTTTGCAAGGTATTCCTAACTATCTTTACGAAGCTGCGGATTTGGATGGAGCAGGTGCAGTTTCTAAGTTTTTCAATGTTACATTGCCGATGCTTTCTCCCATAGTCTTTTTTACAACGATTATCGGTGTAATTAATTCCTTTAAAGTATTTGATCTTATTTATATTCTGACAGGCGGAGGACCAGGTAGATCTACACACGTGCTTGTGTACGACATTTATAACACGGCCTTCAAACAATTTGAATACGGGTACGCATCATCAATGGCTTATGTCTTGTTCATGCTCATTTTATTATTTGCATTTTTTCAATTTAAAGGCCAAAAAAAATGGGGTAATGATTGA
- a CDS encoding ABC transporter substrate-binding protein, whose product MKKGFSILAILFVCFVLLAGCAGGSSKKGSAEKGRSGDTNENSNEKISLKMAVFPDDQETFERGYEEFKKNNPNIDITFESFPQQQYYEKIRMQLSSGEGYDLFTGQMDNMIDTGLLAPLDNYIKESGMDVSGYGTMYDTYKSENEVLSLPYRKSNWMLYYNKDLFDEKGIDYPSDDMTWKEFRELAKEMTNGSGERKVYGAFLQQWPQTWYMSAVQAGASIIDKDLTPFKDALQIRIDLEKDGSIMGWSEQVTTGAHYNAAFQKGNIAMNLIGDWHVAQLREAEAEGTIDFDWDVVPIPHPEGVAKNTSLALPVTIMMNKNTKHSKEAFAFMQYMTGKEGAELFASEGYLTGYMNEDVEKAYLGDGSQKPENLHYFLETKEYPEYPMLLGVKNIVVGQIFTQEGELAIIGEQSVDKAIENITKRVKNEWASKYEDK is encoded by the coding sequence ATGAAAAAGGGATTCAGTATATTGGCAATTTTATTTGTCTGCTTTGTTTTGCTCGCGGGCTGCGCTGGTGGCAGTTCAAAAAAGGGCAGTGCAGAAAAGGGAAGATCGGGAGATACAAATGAAAATTCTAATGAAAAAATTAGCTTGAAAATGGCAGTTTTTCCCGATGATCAAGAAACCTTTGAAAGGGGATATGAAGAGTTTAAGAAAAATAATCCTAACATTGATATTACATTTGAATCCTTTCCTCAACAGCAATACTATGAAAAAATTCGAATGCAGCTATCAAGTGGAGAAGGATACGATTTATTCACTGGCCAAATGGATAATATGATTGACACGGGATTGTTGGCACCATTGGACAATTATATTAAAGAAAGCGGAATGGATGTTTCAGGATATGGAACGATGTATGACACGTATAAGTCGGAGAATGAAGTATTGAGTCTTCCTTACAGAAAATCAAACTGGATGCTTTATTATAATAAAGATTTATTTGATGAAAAAGGTATAGACTATCCTAGTGATGACATGACGTGGAAAGAATTCCGTGAATTGGCGAAAGAAATGACGAATGGGAGCGGAGAAAGAAAAGTGTACGGCGCGTTTCTACAACAATGGCCACAGACATGGTATATGAGCGCTGTTCAGGCTGGTGCTTCCATTATCGATAAAGATTTGACTCCTTTTAAAGACGCGCTACAAATACGAATAGACCTTGAAAAGGATGGGTCAATCATGGGTTGGTCTGAACAAGTAACAACGGGAGCACATTACAATGCGGCTTTCCAAAAAGGGAATATTGCGATGAACTTGATTGGGGACTGGCATGTTGCCCAACTTCGCGAAGCGGAAGCAGAGGGAACAATAGACTTCGACTGGGATGTTGTACCAATTCCACATCCTGAAGGTGTCGCGAAAAACACATCATTGGCGCTGCCAGTAACAATTATGATGAATAAAAATACAAAGCATTCGAAAGAAGCATTTGCGTTCATGCAATACATGACAGGTAAAGAGGGTGCCGAGCTATTTGCCTCTGAAGGATATTTGACAGGATATATGAATGAGGATGTTGAAAAAGCTTACCTCGGTGATGGATCGCAAAAACCGGAAAACCTTCACTACTTCCTAGAAACGAAAGAATATCCTGAATATCCGATGCTACTTGGTGTTAAAAATATTGTCGTCGGACAAATTTTCACACAAGAAGGTGAGCTAGCCATAATCGGCGAGCAATCTGTTGATAAAGCAATCGAGAACATTACAAAACGTGTAAAAAATGAATGGGCGAGCAAGTATGAAGATAAGTAA
- a CDS encoding sensor histidine kinase, with translation MIFLFFVCIVLLIFFIYKNLRSSSVFYLSTLTIGWILAYTSFTLYLSKFNYYFNIVNQFIDFSPGTWNNLVLQNFHADTLIRLFNFGIVLFYFSFLSFAISFVSTLKMKRKQVYLYLILGVIGIIQFVYYDPSIHLMLQDYAVDTDKLQEYQLYSHTGDIIFQSINFLHLIGGFALFSHHFVLYYKLRYIRHYTLYNVISLIPLTFVHLLMFNWAPINFVKTTFSRNYTNYMQPPINLFLVEYRFFPLIALFAIGIMIYNVFKYKSIEAHYSSINIITKKKIDTASLGVKAFTHAIKNHLLAIRSEAEYLQEKFADDEDALYSLKLMINSCETSFQSIDEANHKLKHITLNMKAASLTVPIEKAIDRFHTKSMNATIHYKQPSRDIMVYIDEEHFHEAIHNILKNSVEAVAHRKGDIWISIKEVGQWGTVTIVDNGTGIAAENVDEIFTPFFSTKPTITNWGIGLSFCHKVITAHDGKIEVTSEKGKSTQFDILLPLFKRV, from the coding sequence ATGATTTTCTTGTTTTTTGTATGTATCGTGCTTTTGATTTTTTTCATATATAAAAACTTAAGAAGTTCGTCTGTATTTTATTTAAGTACATTAACGATTGGCTGGATTTTGGCTTATACTTCTTTTACTCTCTACTTGTCGAAGTTCAATTACTATTTTAATATTGTTAATCAGTTTATTGATTTTAGTCCTGGTACGTGGAATAACCTCGTTCTACAAAACTTCCATGCGGATACATTAATTCGCCTCTTTAATTTCGGAATTGTTCTTTTTTATTTTTCCTTCTTAAGTTTCGCTATTTCTTTCGTAAGTACGCTGAAAATGAAAAGAAAGCAAGTCTATTTATATTTAATCTTAGGCGTTATCGGCATTATTCAATTTGTATATTACGATCCAAGTATTCATCTGATGCTTCAGGATTATGCGGTCGATACGGATAAGCTTCAAGAATACCAGTTATACAGCCATACTGGGGATATCATCTTTCAATCTATCAATTTCTTACACCTTATAGGAGGATTCGCTTTATTTTCCCATCATTTCGTTCTTTATTATAAGTTAAGATATATCCGCCATTACACGCTTTATAATGTCATCAGTCTTATTCCGCTAACATTCGTGCACTTGCTTATGTTTAATTGGGCTCCCATTAACTTTGTGAAGACTACGTTTAGCAGAAACTATACAAACTATATGCAGCCGCCAATCAATTTGTTTTTAGTTGAATATCGCTTTTTTCCCTTGATTGCTCTATTTGCAATCGGCATCATGATCTACAATGTATTTAAATATAAGTCGATTGAGGCGCATTATTCGAGCATTAATATTATTACAAAGAAAAAAATCGATACGGCTTCACTAGGAGTAAAAGCATTCACACATGCCATCAAAAACCATCTGCTTGCCATTCGTTCTGAAGCAGAATATTTACAGGAAAAGTTCGCTGATGATGAGGATGCATTATATAGCTTGAAATTGATGATAAACTCCTGTGAAACGTCCTTTCAAAGTATCGATGAAGCAAACCATAAGCTAAAACATATTACATTGAATATGAAGGCAGCTTCTTTGACCGTGCCGATTGAAAAAGCAATTGATCGTTTCCATACCAAATCCATGAACGCCACGATTCATTACAAACAACCGAGTCGAGACATCATGGTCTATATCGATGAAGAACATTTTCATGAGGCTATACATAATATTCTTAAAAATTCAGTGGAAGCTGTTGCACATCGCAAAGGAGATATTTGGATCAGTATTAAAGAGGTGGGTCAATGGGGGACTGTGACAATCGTGGATAACGGTACGGGCATCGCTGCTGAAAATGTGGATGAAATATTCACGCCTTTTTTTTCAACAAAACCAACCATTACTAATTGGGGAATCGGTCTTTCATTTTGTCATAAAGTGATTACGGCCCATGATGGGAAAATTGAAGTTACCAGCGAGAAAGGAAAATCAACTCAATTTGATATTTTATTACCTCTTTTTAAAAGGGTATAA
- a CDS encoding polysaccharide lyase family 8 super-sandwich domain-containing protein: MNRKQLMKKGLSIISSLSLLLVMVVNVHGVRASESKPLLNTSFEETEIANTGWDQLGVSKWSVWKPMGSPIVSISNDASYTGDYGLKFSAIDNGRAAVSQDVSVEGGKSYTLSTWVKTEDIVSSQGVRMRVVLYEGNQQLDLLYSNRLTGTHDWSQIKMELKIPVNADSIRVQLFFETGTGTAMFDDVSLELINPAQSIGIEQSEMILKEGETALLNVQVDPVDTSSAISWSSTDETVATVENGTVTGLGAGEAVITASTDNGLSASSLVKVVGKDGIEAPAIEEIELHPKELKLESGQVRLLNASTTPQNANTEKLIWGSSNKEVASVQKGIVEAHFAGTATITVETEDGRIKSESQITVIDTEQDEYDQLRKKWESQITSLDYFDATNERMVEVIENKTKTAEKTWKSMVKNENRSYLWTDFSSKDDSADIRANYRNLTAMAHAFANEHSSLYRNPALLQDILSALEWLYQNQYNENIVQYSNWWHWEIGVPNELNNIMVLLYDYMDKDTVHRYLKVVDHFQPDPTKSGATTPGNYREAVGANRIDVSKVVGVRGVIVKDADKIASARDALSQTFENVTEGDGFYKDGSFVQHENIAYNGSYGIVLIEGLTVLLDLLSDSTWDVTDPKVNNVYKWIENAYELFMYKGALMDMVRGRAISRSFLQDHIAGHTIIKSVIRMAQFAPEPFAEKYERMAKYWLQEDTFSNYIENEGNFRDMTLAKQLLDNQQVTARGDLDFHKTFAAMDRVVHRKPGYAFGISMYSDRIQNYEDMNNENRKGWYTGDGMTYLYNADLGQYSNEFWPTVDPYRMPGTTVDTMKRADGSGEHTSSETWVGGSTLNARFGTTGMSYKGWNSSLTAKKSWFMFDDEIVALGSGINSDEERNIETIVENRKIRDDGSNKLVINGEAPDLSGEEQIIDAEWAFLEGNVEGADIGYYFPKGKALTVKKEERTGAWKDINYGEPADSIKRSYATMWFDHGINPDNDTYSYVLLPGQSQKQIEKYVKQPDVQILRNDSAVQAVQDVKGNITGANFWNDEKQTVGPLTVYQKASVTIQEKDGVVEIAVSDPTMKNKGVIDIDIDGQMVQVLEVDENIKIEQVNKLIKLEVNVNQAQGESFTAKLQMTSDSPEPIKPGITIQANGHVVLPKKIEPGKKLHIKSKWTTGADNKVVGNASIHITPQGLHLDLKEAELLRFDKNHAEIKAKAFDKNNNIYTVQLIMNIISKSSSQLSVRVWTGEAEDREPAIEINDQAFQGSLKMK, translated from the coding sequence ATGAATAGGAAGCAGTTGATGAAAAAGGGCTTATCTATTATTAGTAGCCTTTCCTTACTACTGGTAATGGTAGTAAATGTGCATGGTGTGCGTGCAAGTGAATCAAAGCCATTACTCAACACTAGCTTTGAAGAGACTGAAATCGCAAACACAGGTTGGGATCAATTAGGAGTTTCAAAGTGGAGTGTGTGGAAACCAATGGGAAGCCCTATTGTGTCGATATCAAATGATGCAAGCTACACAGGCGATTACGGATTGAAATTTTCCGCTATTGATAATGGTAGAGCAGCCGTTTCACAGGATGTGTCTGTCGAAGGCGGGAAGTCATATACGCTTAGCACTTGGGTAAAAACAGAGGATATTGTTAGCAGTCAAGGTGTAAGAATGAGAGTTGTTTTGTATGAAGGTAATCAGCAGCTTGACTTGCTATATTCCAATCGACTGACAGGCACTCATGATTGGTCGCAGATCAAAATGGAATTGAAAATCCCAGTTAATGCAGATAGCATTCGGGTACAGCTCTTTTTTGAAACGGGAACTGGTACAGCTATGTTTGATGATGTTTCATTAGAATTAATCAATCCCGCACAATCGATCGGGATTGAACAGAGTGAAATGATCCTTAAAGAGGGAGAAACAGCATTATTGAATGTACAGGTGGATCCTGTTGATACTAGTTCAGCCATTTCTTGGTCATCTACAGATGAAACAGTTGCCACAGTTGAAAACGGCACTGTGACTGGACTTGGAGCAGGTGAGGCTGTAATTACTGCTTCCACAGATAATGGATTATCTGCTAGCAGTCTTGTAAAAGTTGTCGGGAAGGATGGGATAGAAGCCCCTGCTATTGAGGAGATTGAATTACATCCTAAAGAACTCAAATTGGAATCAGGTCAAGTCCGTTTACTAAATGCAAGTACTACTCCCCAAAATGCGAATACAGAAAAGTTGATCTGGGGTTCTTCAAATAAAGAAGTAGCATCTGTACAAAAAGGTATTGTAGAAGCACATTTTGCAGGAACCGCTACTATTACGGTCGAGACAGAAGATGGAAGGATCAAAAGTGAGAGCCAGATTACTGTGATAGATACTGAGCAGGACGAATATGACCAACTTCGTAAAAAATGGGAAAGTCAGATCACAAGTCTTGACTACTTTGATGCAACGAATGAACGTATGGTTGAGGTCATTGAAAACAAAACAAAAACAGCAGAGAAAACGTGGAAAAGTATGGTCAAAAATGAAAACCGTTCATATCTGTGGACTGATTTTTCCAGTAAAGATGATTCCGCGGACATAAGAGCCAATTACCGTAATCTAACTGCAATGGCTCATGCTTTTGCTAATGAACATTCATCACTTTATCGTAATCCGGCATTATTGCAGGATATTCTATCGGCACTTGAGTGGTTATATCAAAACCAATATAACGAAAATATCGTTCAGTACAGCAATTGGTGGCATTGGGAAATTGGTGTACCTAATGAATTAAATAATATCATGGTTCTTTTATATGATTATATGGATAAAGACACCGTACATCGATATTTAAAAGTTGTGGATCATTTTCAGCCTGATCCGACGAAATCTGGAGCAACTACTCCTGGAAATTACCGCGAAGCCGTTGGGGCGAACCGTATTGATGTTAGTAAAGTAGTAGGAGTCCGTGGGGTCATAGTGAAGGATGCAGATAAAATTGCTTCAGCACGTGATGCACTTAGTCAGACCTTTGAAAATGTCACGGAAGGGGACGGTTTTTATAAAGATGGCTCCTTTGTGCAACATGAAAATATAGCCTATAACGGGTCATACGGGATTGTCTTAATCGAAGGCTTGACTGTACTACTAGATCTATTAAGCGATTCTACTTGGGACGTTACTGATCCTAAAGTAAATAATGTGTATAAGTGGATAGAAAATGCCTATGAGCTCTTTATGTATAAAGGCGCTTTAATGGATATGGTGAGAGGCAGAGCGATATCCAGGAGCTTCCTTCAGGACCATATTGCAGGTCATACAATCATTAAAAGTGTAATACGAATGGCACAATTTGCACCAGAACCATTTGCTGAAAAATACGAGCGAATGGCAAAATACTGGCTGCAAGAAGATACATTTTCAAATTATATTGAGAATGAAGGGAATTTCCGGGATATGACCTTGGCAAAGCAGCTGTTGGATAACCAACAAGTAACAGCAAGGGGAGATCTCGACTTTCATAAGACATTTGCAGCAATGGACCGTGTAGTCCACAGAAAACCAGGCTATGCTTTTGGAATCAGTATGTATTCAGACCGCATTCAAAACTATGAAGATATGAACAACGAAAATCGTAAGGGCTGGTATACAGGTGACGGCATGACGTATTTATACAATGCAGATTTAGGCCAATACAGCAATGAGTTTTGGCCGACAGTGGATCCTTACCGGATGCCGGGAACAACAGTCGATACGATGAAAAGAGCGGACGGAAGTGGGGAACACACTTCATCTGAAACATGGGTCGGTGGTTCAACATTAAACGCTCGCTTTGGAACAACCGGCATGTCTTATAAAGGGTGGAATAGTTCACTCACTGCGAAAAAATCTTGGTTTATGTTCGATGATGAAATTGTTGCGCTTGGCTCAGGCATTAATAGCGACGAAGAACGGAATATAGAAACGATCGTGGAAAATCGAAAGATTCGGGATGATGGTTCTAATAAACTTGTTATTAATGGTGAAGCACCTGATTTAAGCGGCGAGGAGCAAATAATTGATGCCGAGTGGGCTTTTCTTGAAGGGAATGTTGAAGGCGCGGATATCGGCTATTATTTCCCAAAGGGAAAAGCACTAACAGTTAAAAAAGAAGAACGTACTGGCGCTTGGAAAGATATTAATTATGGTGAACCAGCTGACTCCATAAAGAGATCCTACGCAACCATGTGGTTTGATCATGGCATCAATCCTGATAATGACACATATTCGTATGTTCTTCTTCCAGGACAAAGCCAAAAGCAAATCGAGAAGTACGTCAAACAACCTGATGTTCAAATTTTAAGAAACGATTCAGCTGTTCAAGCTGTACAGGACGTCAAGGGAAATATTACAGGTGCAAACTTCTGGAATGATGAAAAGCAAACGGTCGGACCACTCACAGTGTATCAAAAAGCATCCGTTACAATCCAAGAGAAAGATGGAGTTGTTGAGATTGCTGTTTCTGACCCAACGATGAAGAATAAAGGGGTAATTGACATCGATATTGATGGACAAATGGTCCAAGTATTGGAAGTAGATGAAAATATTAAAATAGAACAAGTCAATAAGTTAATAAAACTAGAAGTAAATGTGAATCAAGCCCAGGGTGAATCGTTCACAGCTAAGCTTCAAATGACTAGCGACAGTCCCGAACCAATAAAGCCAGGTATTACAATCCAAGCAAACGGTCATGTCGTGCTTCCAAAAAAAATCGAGCCTGGAAAGAAATTGCATATTAAAAGTAAATGGACAACTGGAGCAGACAATAAAGTAGTTGGGAATGCCAGTATTCATATTACTCCTCAAGGGCTGCATTTAGATTTGAAGGAAGCCGAATTGCTCAGATTCGATAAAAATCATGCTGAAATAAAAGCAAAAGCTTTCGATAAAAACAATAATATATATACGGTACAGTTGATAATGAACATCATATCAAAATCATCGTCGCAGCTTTCAGTCCGTGTATGGACAGGTGAAGCAGAAGATAGGGAACCAGCAATAGAAATTAACGATCAAGCTTTCCAAGGCAGTTTGAAAATGAAGTAA
- a CDS encoding response regulator transcription factor, whose protein sequence is METISILIADDMEAHRRRLERIIGSQAKLTLTASAKSGYEAIAFAAIKKPDIVLMDIEMESQMAGIKAAAEIHKIFPDTKIIMLTVHHDNNIVFAAFQSGIIDYLIKSAPKEEILEAIYSAANNQSPIRPIIAGKIREEFARIKKSEDHLTEFFKIIATLTPSELEVLKLLCSGLKRREIAKERAVEIDTVKKQVTSLLRKFDRISTKEIVEEVNELKLFDMIKDIS, encoded by the coding sequence TTGGAAACTATTAGTATATTAATTGCAGATGATATGGAAGCCCACCGCAGGCGGCTTGAGAGGATTATAGGCAGTCAAGCAAAGCTAACGCTAACCGCTTCTGCCAAAAGTGGATATGAAGCAATTGCGTTTGCCGCAATCAAAAAACCTGACATTGTTTTAATGGATATCGAAATGGAAAGCCAAATGGCAGGGATTAAAGCAGCGGCAGAAATTCATAAAATCTTTCCGGATACCAAAATCATTATGTTAACTGTACATCATGATAATAATATCGTATTTGCAGCTTTTCAGTCAGGCATCATTGATTACTTAATAAAATCCGCTCCAAAAGAAGAAATTCTAGAAGCAATATATTCCGCTGCTAATAACCAATCCCCTATTCGCCCAATTATTGCAGGGAAAATTAGAGAAGAATTCGCTCGTATCAAAAAATCAGAAGATCATTTAACGGAATTTTTCAAAATCATTGCTACACTTACCCCATCAGAGCTAGAAGTATTAAAACTGCTTTGCAGTGGCTTAAAAAGAAGAGAAATTGCAAAAGAGCGTGCTGTAGAAATAGATACCGTAAAAAAACAGGTTACTAGTTTACTGAGGAAATTTGATAGGATAAGTACAAAAGAAATTGTGGAAGAAGTAAATGAGCTAAAACTATTCGATATGATTAAAGATATTTCATAA